A stretch of the Photobacterium sp. CCB-ST2H9 genome encodes the following:
- a CDS encoding CPXCG motif-containing cysteine-rich protein, with protein sequence MKNYSEQSVICPHCGHNIRITLDTSAGSQEFYDDCPACCHAIHLNMQVDDLHKTIHLFVDADDEQIF encoded by the coding sequence ATGAAGAATTACAGCGAGCAGAGTGTGATTTGTCCGCATTGCGGCCACAATATCCGCATTACGCTGGATACCAGTGCCGGCAGCCAGGAATTTTATGATGATTGTCCCGCCTGTTGTCATGCCATCCACCTGAACATGCAGGTCGATGATCTGCACAAAACAATTCATTTGTTTGTGGATGCAGACGACGAGCAAATTTTCTGA
- a CDS encoding riboflavin synthase subunit alpha: MFTGIVQGTFEVVEIKKKKDFQTHVLRLPDELIHGLELGSSVAHNGCCLTVTRIDGNLVSFDLMQETLRVTNLGLLREGDRVNIERAAKFGDEIGGHSMSGHIMTTATVDEVIESENNYKIWFSMPSSLMKYVFTKGYIGIDGASLTIGDVEAQRFNVNLIPETLTRTNLATRRPGDAINIEIDPQTQAVVDTVERVMAARS, from the coding sequence ATGTTTACAGGAATTGTTCAGGGAACTTTTGAAGTTGTTGAAATTAAAAAGAAAAAAGATTTCCAGACACACGTGCTTCGTTTGCCGGATGAGCTCATTCATGGCTTAGAGCTTGGGTCATCCGTCGCACATAACGGTTGCTGTCTGACGGTTACCCGAATCGATGGCAATCTTGTGTCGTTTGATTTGATGCAGGAGACCCTGCGTGTGACCAATCTTGGTTTGCTCCGTGAAGGGGACCGGGTGAACATCGAGCGTGCGGCGAAATTCGGGGATGAAATCGGGGGTCACAGTATGTCGGGACATATCATGACAACCGCAACGGTGGATGAGGTGATTGAATCTGAAAACAATTACAAGATTTGGTTCTCGATGCCGTCGTCTTTGATGAAATATGTGTTCACGAAAGGTTATATCGGCATTGATGGTGCCAGTCTGACGATTGGTGATGTGGAAGCACAACGCTTCAATGTCAATCTGATTCCGGAGACGCTCACCAGAACCAATCTGGCAACCCGGCGTCCGGGGGATGCAATCAATATTGAGATTGATCCTCAGACTCAGGCTGTTGTTGATACTGTAGAGCGTGTCATGGCCGCCCGCAGCTGA